The Rattus rattus isolate New Zealand chromosome 1, Rrattus_CSIRO_v1, whole genome shotgun sequence genome includes a region encoding these proteins:
- the Kcns2 gene encoding potassium voltage-gated channel subfamily S member 2, whose product MTRQSLWDLSETDVEDGEIRINVGGFKRRLRSHTLLRFPETRLGRLLLCHSREAILELCDDYDDVQREFYFDRNPELFPYVLHFYHTGKLHVMAELCVFSFSQEIEYWGINEFFIDSCCSYSYHGRKVEPEQEKWDEQSDQESTTSSFDEILAFYNDASKFDGQPLGNFRRQLWLALDNPGYSVLSRVFSVLSILVVLGSIITMCLNSLPDFQIPDSQGNPGEDPRFEIVEHFGIAWFTFELVARFAVAPDFLKFFKNALNLIDLMSIVPFYITLVVNLVVESSPTLANLGRVAQVLRLMRIFRILKLARHSTGLRSLGATLKYSYKEVGLLLLYLSVGISIFSVVAYTIEKEENEGLATIPACWWWATVSMTTVGYGDVVPGTTAGKLTASACILAGILVVVLPITLIFNKFSHFYRRQKQLESAMRSCDFGDGMKEVPSVNLRDYYAHKVKSLMASLTNMSRSSPSELSLDDSLH is encoded by the coding sequence ATGACCCGCCAGAGCCTGTGGGACCTGTCTGAGACCGACGTCGAGGATGGAGAGATCCGAATCAATGTAGGCGGCTTCAAGAGACGGCTGCGTTCCCACACGCTGCTGCGCTTCCCTGAGACACGCCTGGGCCGTCTGCTCCTCTGCCACTCGCGAGAGGCCATTCTGGAACTCTGCGATGACTACGACGATGTCCAGCGTGAGTTCTACTTCGACCGTAACCCTGAGCTCTTCCCCTACGTGTTGCATTTCTACCACACCGGCAAGCTCCATGTCATGGCCGAGCTGTGCGTCTTCTCCTTCAGCCAGGAGATCGAGTACTGGGGTATCAACGAGTTCTTTATTGACTCTTGCTGCAGCTACAGCTATCACGGCCGCaaagtggaacctgagcaggagaaGTGGGACGAGCAGAGTGACCAGGAAAGCACTACTTCCTCCTTCGACGAGATCTTGGCCTTCTATAATGATGCTTCCAAGTTCGATGGGCAACCCCTGGGCAACTTCCGCAGGCAGCTGTGGCTGGCGTTGGATAACCCGGGCTACTCAGTCCTGAGCAGGGTCTTCAGCGTCCTTTCCATCTTGGTGGTGTTGGGCTCCATCATCACCATGTGCCTCAACAGCCTGCCAGACTTCCAGATCCCCGATAGCCAGGGTAACCCTGGCGAAGACCCCAGGTTCGAAATCGTGGAGCACTTTGGCATTGCCTGGTTCACGTTTGAGTTGGTGGCCAGGTTCGCTGTGGCCCCTGACTTTCTCAAGTTCTTCAAGAATGCCCTAAACCTTATTGACCTCATGTCCATTGTCCCGTTTTACATAACTCTAGTGGTGAACCTGGTGGTGGAGAGTTCGCCTACCTTGGCTAACTTGGGCAGGGTGGCTCAAGTCCTGAGGCTGATGAGAATCTTCCGAATTCTCAAGCTGGCCAGACACTCCACTGGCCTCCGGTCCTTGGGAGCCACCCTGAAGTACAGCTACAAGGAAGTGGGGTTGCTCTTGCTCTACCTCTCGGTGGGGATTTCCATCTTCTCTGTGGTGGCCTACACCATTGAAAAGGAGGAGAACGAGGGCCTGGCCACCATCCCTGCCTGCTGGTGGTGGGCCACGGTCAGTATGACTACCGTTGGGTATGGAGACGTGGTCCCGGGGACCACAGCTGGGAAgctgactgcctctgcctgcaTCTTGGCAGGCATCCTGGTGGTGGTCTTGCCCATCACTTTGATCTTCAATAAGTTCTCCCACTTTTATCGGCGCCAGAAGCAACTTGAGAGCGCCATGCGCAGCTGTGACTTTGGGGATGGAATGAAGGAGGTCCCCTCCGTCAATTTGAGGGACTACTATGCTCATAAAGTTAAGTCCCTCATGGCAAGCCTGACAAATATGAGCAGGAGTTCACCCAGTGAACTGAGTTTAGACGACTCTCTACATTAG